The following is a genomic window from Nitrospira sp..
GTCCTCCGGTTCGCGGAGTCCATGAAGATGTCCACCTATCTGGTGGCCTTCATCGTCGGCAAGCTGGAGGCCACGGCCACGATCATGGCACAACAGACCCCGGTCCGGCTCTGGTCGGTACCAGGTAAGCAACACCTGACCCCGTTCGGACACGAGATCGCTGTCTACTCACTCAATTTCCTCGCCGACTATTACGGAATTCCCTATCCGGGCGACAAACTGGACCTGATCGCCATTCCCGATTTCGCCTCCGGGGCGATGGAAAATCTTGGAGCCATCACCTTTCGCGAAACCGCGCTGTTGCTCGATCAACGAACCGCCACCCATGCAGAACAGGGACGGATCGCGGACGTGGTCGCCCACGAGAATGCCCACATGTGGTTCGGCGACCTCGTGACGATGGCTTGGTGGAACGGGCTCTGGCTCAACGAAGCCTTCGCCACATTCATGGAAATGCTGGTCGTCGATGCTTGGAAACCGGAATGGGAACGCTGGACGGCCTTCGGCGTGGCTCGCGCCGCCGCACTGTCGGTAGATGGGCTCGTCAGCACAAGGCCGATTGAATTCCCCGTGCGCGCGCCCAAAGAAGCCGAGGCGATGTTCGACGTACTGACCTACGAGAAGGGCGCGTCCGTCCTGCGCATGTTGGAGCAGCACATCGGTCCCACGGTCTTCCGAGACGGGGTCCGCCGGTACCTGACGACCCATGCCTATGGCAACGCGGAAACCACGGACCTCTGGGTCTCTCTCGGCCAAGCCGCAAAGCAGGATGTTCCGACGCTCATGAACGAGTGGATCTTCTCTTCGGGCTATCCGTTGGTCTCCTTGCAAGTCGATTCGCTCTCCACGCTGAAGCTGACCCAGCGTCGGTTCACCTATGCGAAGGACGCCGCGACGACATCGTCCGGAGCAAGCGCCCAACAGTGGCAGGTTCCGATTCAACTGCGTATCACGACCCCCAACGGTAGCGAGACTCAACGCGTCTTGCTGAGCGATCGCGAGAGCCTTGTCTCCCTGCCTACGAACTGGACCTCGGTGTTGGCGAATGAAGGCGGGCACGGGTTCTATCGCGTTCGTTATAGCCGGGACCTACTCGCAAAGCTGCAACAGACCGGCCTGCACCATCTGGCTCCCGTGGAACGATTCAACCTGTTGAACGACACGTGGGCCTCGACCATCGCCGGAATGGTATCGCCCGCCGACTACCTGGCCTTGACCGAGCACTTCAAGGATGAAAGAGACCCTCATGTCTGGGCCGTGCTGCTGGGCTCTTGCTCCACGATCAACCATCTGCTCTCGGAAGAGGACCGCCCGCTGCTGGCCGCCTTCGTACGCGACCGTGTTGCGCCGACCTTCCAAGACCTTGGATGGAGCCCGCATGAAGAGGAACGCGATCTCGTGAGGGAGTTGCGCGGGGACATCATTCGCGCCCTCGGGACCTTGGGCCGTGACCAGGAAATCCAAGCCCAGGCGTCGGAAGCCTACGCCGCCTGGCATCAGCAGGCTCGACAGATCGACCCCAACATCATTCCTGCACTCATCTCGATCCTGGCCTTCACGGGTAACCAGGCTCGCTATGACGAATTCTTCGATCGTTTCCGCAAGGCGACGACTCCGCAGGAAGAACGGCGTTATCTCTTCTCACTCGCAGCGTTTCGAAAGCCTGAGTTGCTGGAACGGACCTTGACCAAAACCCTGACCGACGAGATCCGCACCCAGGATGCGCCCTTCCTCGTCAGCGCGCTGCTCCACAATGTCTATATCCGCGAGCAGGCATGGGAGTTCGTGAAAGGCAATTGGGAGCGAATGGACCGGCTGTTTCCCAAAAGCGGCCTGCGGCGCATGTGCGGCGGCATCGTCGGCCTGTCAACCCCGGAATTGGAGCAGGACGTGCGGGCCTTCTTCGCATCTCGCAAGATCGATCTCGGCGGGAAAACCTTGGAACAATACCTGGAGCAATTGCATGTCGCCGTCCTGTTTCGCGAGCGCGACCGTGGCGCGATCCGAGATGTCCTTACCCGCGTGACCACCTGATACAGTGCTTGCCTTCACCACCGTTTCTCCGATTCCGACGGCCCTCCGATCGAGGGGTTGTCGCCCATGTCCGCAACCGGCTAGGGTGGGGACAGCACCCCTCCTTTCGCAACGGAGGACCAGCCATCATGACCTCACAGTCCTGTCCCGGCTGCCGGACAACGAAAATTCGACCAGCTCCTCATCGGTTCCAACGAGATCGACTGCTTGCATTTTTTCGCGTCGTTCCCTTCCGTTGCCAACTTTGCGGGCTTCGTTTTCGTGCCCTCGCCTGGAACCCCATCCCTCCCACCCAGCGAAACTACGACCGGGTCCCGGTTCTGTATCCGGTCTGGTTTCACACAGCGGTTCCGGCGACGGCCGGACATGCCTCTCAAGGCATGATCGACGACCTCTCGATTCGAGGTTGTCGCATCCGGAGCAACCGACCGCTTCCCTTGGGAACTCGTCTTCAGTTGGAGTTCCTTCCCTCGAACCACACCTTTCCCATCACGATCGACGGAGCCGTCGTTCGATCCCGAAGCAAAGATAGGATCGGGCTTCGCTTCGTCGCATTGCTTCGTGAGGAGGAGCGGCGGATCAGGCACATTGTAAATCTCAAGTTGCCGGACCGGAAGTGACAAGTCCCCCCCCCCCGCTGGCGGTCCACTCATCTCATCGCCACGGAGAGACTGCAACAAGCGTCATTCATGCCGGAGAATGGTCAGAGGAGGCTGACTGAGAATGTGATAGGTACTGAGAAAACCGACAAGAAGCGTCAGCAGGACGGTGCACAACAATCCTATGGCGAGCATGGACGGCTCCAACGACCAGGACAATTCCAAGACATACCGCAAAATCGCCCACGAGAAGGCGCTGGCCAAGACGACGCCGATCACCCCCGCCACACAGCCCAGCAAGGCATACTCGGCTGCAAACGACCGGGCGATCAACGCACGGGTCGCGCCCAGCGCCTTGAGAATCACCGCTTCGTACAACCGGCGGTAACGCGTCGCAGCCAGGGCGGCCGCCATGACCAGCGCCCCCGTCAACAGACAAAACAGGGCCACCGCGCGAATGGCCAGCGACAGCCGATCCAGAACCCGCGCAAAGCTACCCAACACCTCGCCGATGTTGATCGCGGTCACATTGGGAAATGCAGCCACCACGGCCGACTGCAACGCCGTTTCATCAGAAGGAGAAACCCGGACCGTCGCCACATAGGTCATCGGCGCCCCCTCCAGAGAGCCCGGCGAAAAGATCATGTAGAAATTGGTCGAGAAGTTTCCCCACTCGACCTTCCTGATATTGCTCACCTCGGCCCGAATGATCGCTCCCTGGATATTCAAGTCGAGGGTCGCACCGATGTCGAGACCCAGATTTTTTGCGGCGTCCTCCTCGACGGATACCTGCGGCCGCGCAAACATCTGTCCCGGCTTCCACCAGGTGCCTTTGACGATCGTATTGTCCTTGGGCAACTCATCGAGAAACGTCAGGACATACTCGCGGTTCACATACCAGGATTTCCGCTTCTCCTCTTTCGTTTGATTGGGCTGATCGTCCTGCTCCGCCTCACGCTCGGCCTTCATCGTCTGGCCGTTGATCGCATGCAGTCGGGACCGCACGAGCGGCGTCAATTGGGGAACAAGCTCGCCCGTGCGTCGATGGATCAGCGATGCAAAGTTCTTCGCCTGATCAGGCTGAATATCGATGAAAAAGAAAGCGGGAGAATCGATCGGCCTGTTCTCTCCCACTTGACGCACCAATGCCTGCTCCAAGAGGCCGATCGCAAGAATCACCATAACCCCGACGCCGATCGACACCATCATCCCGAGTGTTTGGCCTCCTGGACGTTGGATATTGCCCAGTGCCTGACGCCATGCGAGTGCACGAGGAGCAGGCAGGGAGCGCATCGCTAGGAGCAACGTCTTCGCCGCCAGCACCAACGCCGCGACAGCCAACAGCAATCCGCCGATGAAGAGGCCGCCGATGGTCAAGGAACCGGCCTGCCAGACAGAAAGCCCGGCAAGGCCGAACCCGATGCCTACCGCCGTCACGGTACGGACAGGGTCCTGTGTCATCAGGCCGGCCGTGTGACGCCACCGAGCGGTCTTCCTTTTCAAGATAGGTCGACCGGACCCTTCGACTTCACGCCTGAAAATGGCCGCCGGCTTGATGTCGCGAATCGTCAACAACGGCCAGATGCTGAACAAAAGCGTGGTCAGCACACCCAAGCCCAACCCCTTCACAAGGGGCGCCCATGCCGCCGTCGAGAGGGCGGAAGAAAATTCAACCTGCTGCAAAAGATCGGTCGCCAGCAATGCCGCGACCGCCTGCGGCAACAGCGCTTGCAAGGCGATTCCGATACCGATGCCCACCACACTGCCTAAGAGCCCCAACCCGACCGCCTGCCCCAAATAGGATTGGATGATCGTCTTCGTTTCCGCTCCTAGTGTTTTGAGGATGGCGATCGACTGGAGCTTTTCCCGGATGAAGGCCTGAATCGAGAGCGCCACTCCGATGCCTCCGACAAACAGCGCCGTCAACCCGACGAGCCCCAAGTACCGGGCCAGTTGATCGAGAAACTGTTTGAGCTGCGGCTGAGCATCACGATAGGAAGACACCCGCGCGGACTCTCCGGCAAGGCGACCACGTAGCTCGTGGAGCAACGGTGACAGGGCCATCGTACCAGGCAGTTTGAGCAGATGCCGTTCGCGCAGACGACTGCCTGGTTTGATGAGGTCCGCAGCCGCGAGCCCTTCTTTGGAAATCAGCACCCGTGGCCCCAGACTGAACATGTTGGCCATGCGATCCGGTTCCGTGTGGACGATTCCCGTAATCCTGAACGACGCCTGTCCGATTTTCACTGTGTCGCCGACGGCCAGTCCGAGGCGGATCAACAACGCCTCTTGAACCACTGCCCCATGACAGGTTTCGCGACAATGTGTTTCGGCAGGATGCAGCAGTTCCATCAGGGGCCGATCGGGCTCCACCCTCACGACTCCATACAATGGATACCCTGCTTCGATTGCCTTGAGTTCAACCAACTGCGTCACTTCTGTCGCACCGTGAGGCCGAACCACTCGAGCCACCATCGCCACCAATTCGCTGACGCGGGTGGCCCCGACCCCTCGCTCTGCAAGATCGCGCAGGACATCGGCACCCTGCGGCCCGATGGGACGAGAGAGCCGGATTTCCAAGTCTCCTCCCAGTAACCCGCGCGCTTCTTTGAGGACCGCCAGCTCGACATTGGCAGAAAAGAGCGAGACCCCGACGACCGCTCCGACGCCGAGTGCGATGCAGGCGAGAAAATAGAGGAAGTGTCGCCAACCGGCTCGCAATTCCCGCCGGGCCATGGTGAGCCAGAAAGGCATCATCTTCGGTGGTCGGTTACCTTCTGTTGGAGGTAAGCGAATCGGTCGGACTCGACCCGTCCGTCTCGGAGTGTGACCACACGCTCCATGGAAGCAGCCAGATCGTGATCGTGCGTGACCAGTACCAGAGTCGTGCCGACATCTCGGTGCAGCGCCATGATCAGCTCAATGACCTGCTCCCCCGTTGCAGAATCTAAATTACCGGTCGGTTCATCGGCCAAGAGAATAGGCGGACGGCAGGCGAAGGCACGCGCAACGGCCACCCGCTGTTGCTCTCCTCCGGAAAGCTGAACCGGATAATGCGAGACTCGGTGGCCGAGCCCCACGGCCTGCAACAGTTCATCGGCCCGTCGACGAGCGCCTGCATCCCCGGCAAGTTCGAGTGGGATCGACACATTTTCCAAAGCGGTCAAGGTGGGGATGAGGTGAAATGATTGAAAAATATACCCGACGTTGGCCAGGCGCAACCGCGCCATCGCTTCCTCGCGAAGCCCCGTAATCTCGACACCGTTGAGCCAGATGGTTCCGGAAGTCGGTCGATCGAGTCCCGCAATGAGCCCGAGCAGCGTTGACTTTCCACTCCCGGAAGGTCCCACGATCGCGACCGTTTGTTTCTCAGGAATGTCCAACGTGATGTCATGAAGAATCGTGACCGTCCGGCCTGCGGCGTCCAGTTGCATCGTGACATGCTGAATGGCAATCATGGCTCGGTGGGTCCGACGACGCTGCCCCTGCGATTGATTTTCATATTATACTGTAAAGACGATGACCTGCCCGACGCTACTCCATCCCGCCGCACGTCTTGGGACCTGTTGGGTCATTCTGTTCCTGTGTATCGGACTGCTCGGCTGTGATCAATCGACCTCTTCCAGCTCCAACTCCAAGCCGAACAGCCTTGCTGCCTCGAAACCAGCATCCGAACCAACGTCTCTCGATGAACCGCTCGCTACGCCACCGCGTCCGTCGCCGGACGATCGGCCGCGCATTGTCGCCTTTGGCAACAGTCTGACCGCAGGACTCGGCGTTTCTCCGGAGCAGTCCTATCCGGCTCAACTCCAGAAGCAACTCGATGCGTTAGGGTATCGGTACCAGGTGGTCAATGCCGGAGTCAGCGGAGACACATCGGCAGGTGGACTCCGGCGCGTCACTTGGGTCCTGAGCGGCAACCCTCGCTTGGTGATCCTTGAATTGGGAGGGAATGATGGGCTGCGCGGTTTGAGCCTGTCTGAAACGC
Proteins encoded in this region:
- a CDS encoding ABC transporter, fused permease protein, giving the protein MMPFWLTMARRELRAGWRHFLYFLACIALGVGAVVGVSLFSANVELAVLKEARGLLGGDLEIRLSRPIGPQGADVLRDLAERGVGATRVSELVAMVARVVRPHGATEVTQLVELKAIEAGYPLYGVVRVEPDRPLMELLHPAETHCRETCHGAVVQEALLIRLGLAVGDTVKIGQASFRITGIVHTEPDRMANMFSLGPRVLISKEGLAAADLIKPGSRLRERHLLKLPGTMALSPLLHELRGRLAGESARVSSYRDAQPQLKQFLDQLARYLGLVGLTALFVGGIGVALSIQAFIREKLQSIAILKTLGAETKTIIQSYLGQAVGLGLLGSVVGIGIGIALQALLPQAVAALLATDLLQQVEFSSALSTAAWAPLVKGLGLGVLTTLLFSIWPLLTIRDIKPAAIFRREVEGSGRPILKRKTARWRHTAGLMTQDPVRTVTAVGIGFGLAGLSVWQAGSLTIGGLFIGGLLLAVAALVLAAKTLLLAMRSLPAPRALAWRQALGNIQRPGGQTLGMMVSIGVGVMVILAIGLLEQALVRQVGENRPIDSPAFFFIDIQPDQAKNFASLIHRRTGELVPQLTPLVRSRLHAINGQTMKAEREAEQDDQPNQTKEEKRKSWYVNREYVLTFLDELPKDNTIVKGTWWKPGQMFARPQVSVEEDAAKNLGLDIGATLDLNIQGAIIRAEVSNIRKVEWGNFSTNFYMIFSPGSLEGAPMTYVATVRVSPSDETALQSAVVAAFPNVTAINIGEVLGSFARVLDRLSLAIRAVALFCLLTGALVMAAALAATRYRRLYEAVILKALGATRALIARSFAAEYALLGCVAGVIGVVLASAFSWAILRYVLELSWSLEPSMLAIGLLCTVLLTLLVGFLSTYHILSQPPLTILRHE
- a CDS encoding ABC-type antimicrobial peptide transport system, ATPase component, with the translated sequence MIAIQHVTMQLDAAGRTVTILHDITLDIPEKQTVAIVGPSGSGKSTLLGLIAGLDRPTSGTIWLNGVEITGLREEAMARLRLANVGYIFQSFHLIPTLTALENVSIPLELAGDAGARRRADELLQAVGLGHRVSHYPVQLSGGEQQRVAVARAFACRPPILLADEPTGNLDSATGEQVIELIMALHRDVGTTLVLVTHDHDLAASMERVVTLRDGRVESDRFAYLQQKVTDHRR
- a CDS encoding Arylesterase precursor, whose protein sequence is MTCPTLLHPAARLGTCWVILFLCIGLLGCDQSTSSSSNSKPNSLAASKPASEPTSLDEPLATPPRPSPDDRPRIVAFGNSLTAGLGVSPEQSYPAQLQKQLDALGYRYQVVNAGVSGDTSAGGLRRVTWVLSGNPRLVILELGGNDGLRGLSLSETRSHLDAIISRFKEANVPVLLAGMKLPPNYGEDYTIRFEAMYRELAAIHALPLIPFFLQGVGGEQRLNQADGIHPTGEGYRLVVANVLKSLLPLLN
- a CDS encoding Membrane alanine aminopeptidase N, whose protein sequence is MNDKRAAPLLTRRQTALLAARSFTKAMLWLSLWPDTESVFFVRAAEGATKRHHNKEQTKKTIMTSPTTAHDPYRLPRHVIPSHYDLRIEPDLQSRSFTGHEVVALSVTEPTADIVLNAAELEISSALLSGEGSPPSEGTVQMDEDLQRCRITFSSVIPPGEWKLALTFRGTLNDKLRGFYRSTYKDAQGIMHHLAATQFEATDARRAFPCWDEPQFKAIFAVTLAIDPTLTAISNTRIVDDRQEGGKRVLRFAESMKMSTYLVAFIVGKLEATATIMAQQTPVRLWSVPGKQHLTPFGHEIAVYSLNFLADYYGIPYPGDKLDLIAIPDFASGAMENLGAITFRETALLLDQRTATHAEQGRIADVVAHENAHMWFGDLVTMAWWNGLWLNEAFATFMEMLVVDAWKPEWERWTAFGVARAAALSVDGLVSTRPIEFPVRAPKEAEAMFDVLTYEKGASVLRMLEQHIGPTVFRDGVRRYLTTHAYGNAETTDLWVSLGQAAKQDVPTLMNEWIFSSGYPLVSLQVDSLSTLKLTQRRFTYAKDAATTSSGASAQQWQVPIQLRITTPNGSETQRVLLSDRESLVSLPTNWTSVLANEGGHGFYRVRYSRDLLAKLQQTGLHHLAPVERFNLLNDTWASTIAGMVSPADYLALTEHFKDERDPHVWAVLLGSCSTINHLLSEEDRPLLAAFVRDRVAPTFQDLGWSPHEEERDLVRELRGDIIRALGTLGRDQEIQAQASEAYAAWHQQARQIDPNIIPALISILAFTGNQARYDEFFDRFRKATTPQEERRYLFSLAAFRKPELLERTLTKTLTDEIRTQDAPFLVSALLHNVYIREQAWEFVKGNWERMDRLFPKSGLRRMCGGIVGLSTPELEQDVRAFFASRKIDLGGKTLEQYLEQLHVAVLFRERDRGAIRDVLTRVTT